In Sideroxyarcus emersonii, one DNA window encodes the following:
- a CDS encoding PDC sensor domain-containing protein, with the protein MEQAAVTLQESIARQRKELSDVLQEPLQQLAARCMPVWTDRAQLDRVLAAGLKMLPYGRSLYALDTSGIQISSNASAEGLIETAIGRDRSKRPYMSEVLPIAGALLSEAYISQLGRRPSLTAVQVVRAPSGAVLGFIATDFDLRDLPLTHKLYEEPVFWRQLKGDPSIRDSVFHQKRVESAMDRQIDTVLGVIEELMVYHGVYHVILHFSSSRAVVWVMADPYRYRLLDIDALIDPDICLAYPKTPYPSDALVPHHQIRTVLDSFRALRFMDDMFYLRSGTLNLFNGIVGLTFSCDGSHYIPHDEFLKAGYDFWVGSK; encoded by the coding sequence ATGGAGCAAGCGGCAGTGACATTGCAGGAAAGCATCGCGCGCCAGCGCAAAGAACTTTCCGATGTTTTGCAGGAGCCGCTGCAGCAGTTGGCGGCGCGATGCATGCCGGTCTGGACGGATCGCGCGCAGCTTGATCGGGTGCTGGCGGCAGGGTTGAAGATGCTGCCTTACGGCAGGTCGTTGTATGCGCTGGACACCAGCGGAATACAGATCAGCAGCAATGCCAGCGCAGAAGGCCTGATCGAGACAGCCATCGGTCGTGATCGCTCGAAACGTCCCTATATGAGCGAAGTGCTGCCGATTGCGGGGGCATTGCTTTCGGAAGCTTATATCAGCCAGCTTGGGCGGCGCCCATCGCTGACTGCGGTCCAGGTGGTGCGCGCTCCTTCCGGTGCGGTACTGGGATTCATCGCCACCGATTTCGATTTGCGCGACCTGCCACTGACCCACAAGCTATACGAAGAACCGGTCTTCTGGCGCCAGCTCAAGGGCGACCCATCCATTCGTGACAGCGTTTTCCACCAGAAACGCGTCGAGAGCGCCATGGACCGGCAGATCGATACTGTCCTGGGGGTGATCGAAGAGTTGATGGTTTATCACGGCGTGTACCACGTGATCCTGCATTTTTCGAGTAGCCGTGCGGTTGTCTGGGTGATGGCTGATCCATATCGATACCGGTTGCTGGATATCGATGCGCTGATCGACCCGGATATCTGCCTTGCCTACCCCAAGACTCCCTATCCGTCCGATGCGCTGGTGCCGCACCACCAGATACGTACCGTGCTGGACTCATTCCGGGCACTGCGTTTCATGGACGACATGTTCTACCTGCGCTCGGGCACCCTGAATCTCTTTAACGGCATCGTCGGCCTCACTTTTTCGTGCGATGGTTCGCATTACATACCCCACGACGAATTCCTGAAGGCGGGCTACGACTTCTGGGTGGGCAGCAAGTAA
- a CDS encoding C-GCAxxG-C-C family protein: MDIEQKRALGEQAYAKALRYELDYGCCPQCVLATVQETVGGIDDQTVKASHGLSGGGGLLGEGVCGALTGGLLALSAKYGRDRDKLDQGRYINNFKKAKELTERFREEFGGVTCSQLQQQFTGRTYDMWNVDEYKAFDEARGRQCAHATGTVTQWVVEML; this comes from the coding sequence ATGGACATCGAACAGAAACGGGCATTAGGTGAACAGGCTTATGCCAAAGCGCTCAGATACGAACTCGATTACGGATGTTGTCCGCAGTGCGTGCTGGCGACCGTGCAGGAAACCGTCGGTGGCATCGACGACCAGACGGTGAAGGCGAGCCATGGGCTTTCGGGCGGCGGCGGGCTGCTGGGCGAAGGCGTCTGCGGGGCGCTCACGGGCGGACTTCTGGCGCTGAGCGCAAAATATGGTCGCGACCGGGACAAGCTGGACCAGGGGCGCTATATAAACAATTTCAAGAAAGCGAAGGAACTGACCGAGCGTTTTCGCGAGGAATTCGGCGGTGTCACCTGCAGCCAGCTGCAGCAACAGTTCACCGGGCGTACCTACGACATGTGGAATGTCGACGAATACAAGGCTTTCGACGAGGCTAGGGGCCGGCAGTGTGCCCATGCCACCGGCACGGTGACGCAGTGGGTGGTCGAGATGCTATAG
- a CDS encoding OmpP1/FadL family transporter: MRIKKIVATLASFGLIASPLAYATDGYFSDGYGMKSIGMAGVGIALPQDAIAAANNPAGMVMVGDRIDMGISLFRPDRSAEVSGSPGFKNGTFDGNGRANFLIPEFGYNKMVNNNTSLGVSVYGNGGMNTQYNNNMFNGAGPAGINMSQLFIAPTWSMKLNPSNSIGVSLNLVYQTFSATGLQAFQPSSSNQAAVTNNGTDTSTGVGVKLGWIGEVTSAITLGAAYQPKTSMSKLSKYSGLFAEQGGFDIPANYGVGIAVKAAPATTVAFDVKQIKYSGVASVANTVSQGGPLGANNGMGFGWQDMTVLKIGVSQAVSSTLTLRAGFSHNNQQIPASQTMFNILAPGVVQDHLTLGATFVRPDKSEITVGYMHAFKKTVNGPNSMAAFGGGSANLTMSEDSIGIAYGW, from the coding sequence ATGAGAATCAAGAAGATCGTAGCTACGCTGGCTTCATTTGGATTGATCGCATCACCGTTGGCGTATGCCACCGATGGTTACTTCTCGGATGGCTACGGCATGAAATCGATCGGCATGGCAGGTGTGGGGATTGCTCTGCCGCAGGATGCGATCGCAGCTGCCAACAATCCAGCAGGCATGGTGATGGTGGGTGATCGTATTGATATGGGAATTAGCCTTTTTAGGCCAGACAGAAGTGCTGAAGTTTCGGGTAGCCCTGGTTTCAAGAATGGCACGTTTGATGGTAACGGCCGGGCAAATTTCCTGATCCCCGAGTTCGGCTACAACAAGATGGTGAATAACAACACCTCACTGGGCGTCTCGGTGTACGGCAACGGTGGCATGAACACTCAGTACAACAATAATATGTTTAACGGCGCAGGCCCAGCTGGTATCAATATGTCGCAGCTTTTCATCGCTCCGACCTGGTCCATGAAGCTGAATCCTAGCAACTCCATCGGTGTTTCGCTGAATCTGGTTTATCAGACCTTCTCTGCTACAGGACTTCAAGCATTTCAGCCTTCGTCGAGCAATCAAGCTGCGGTTACCAATAACGGCACAGATACTTCCACCGGCGTAGGCGTCAAGTTGGGTTGGATCGGCGAGGTCACCTCGGCAATCACCTTGGGCGCGGCCTACCAGCCCAAGACCAGCATGAGCAAGCTCAGCAAATACAGCGGCTTGTTTGCCGAACAGGGCGGCTTCGATATACCGGCTAACTACGGCGTAGGTATCGCAGTAAAGGCCGCTCCGGCGACTACCGTCGCTTTCGACGTCAAGCAGATCAAGTACAGTGGGGTCGCTTCTGTGGCCAATACCGTTTCCCAAGGCGGTCCGCTGGGTGCCAATAACGGCATGGGTTTCGGCTGGCAGGACATGACGGTGCTCAAGATCGGTGTGAGCCAGGCAGTCAGTTCGACCCTGACGCTACGTGCCGGTTTCAGCCACAATAACCAGCAGATCCCTGCCAGCCAGACCATGTTCAATATTCTGGCACCGGGTGTGGTGCAGGATCACCTGACATTGGGGGCTACCTTTGTACGTCCGGACAAGTCCGAGATCACCGTGGGTTACATGCACGCATTCAAGAAGACCGTCAACGGGCCGAATTCTATGGCAGCTTTTGGCGGTGGCAGCGCGAACCTCACCATGTCGGAAGATTCGATTGGCATTGCTTACGGCTGGTAG
- the dsrE2 gene encoding sulfur carrier protein DsrE2: MATKKMAIIATKGTLDMAYPPFILGSTAAALGYDVQIFFTFYGLQLLRKDLSSVMISPLANPAMPMPIPMPVMVQMLPGMESMATMMMKQKLKKHGVASLEELRDLCLEADVKFIACQMTVDLFEFEKSEFIDQVEYGGAATFMGFAGDTDICLFV, from the coding sequence ATGGCAACCAAGAAAATGGCGATCATCGCCACCAAAGGCACTCTGGACATGGCGTATCCGCCGTTTATTTTGGGCTCCACCGCTGCCGCGCTGGGTTACGACGTACAGATCTTCTTCACATTCTATGGCCTGCAATTGCTGCGCAAGGATCTGTCCAGCGTGATGATCAGCCCGCTGGCGAATCCGGCCATGCCGATGCCGATACCGATGCCGGTGATGGTGCAGATGCTGCCCGGAATGGAATCCATGGCGACCATGATGATGAAGCAGAAGCTGAAGAAGCACGGAGTCGCTTCCCTGGAGGAACTGCGCGATCTGTGTCTGGAAGCGGACGTGAAGTTCATCGCCTGCCAGATGACGGTCGATCTGTTCGAATTCGAAAAGAGCGAGTTCATCGATCAGGTCGAATACGGTGGTGCAGCGACCTTCATGGGCTTTGCCGGGGATACCGATATCTGTCTGTTCGTTTGA
- a CDS encoding sulfurtransferase TusA family protein — protein sequence MNFDKELNARGMSCPLPIVKTKKALAEMTSNQVLKVISTDCGSVKDMAAFAEQTGNPLLSQEEANGEYVFYVKKK from the coding sequence ATGAATTTCGATAAAGAGCTGAACGCACGCGGTATGTCCTGCCCATTGCCTATCGTGAAGACCAAGAAGGCGCTGGCCGAAATGACTTCGAACCAGGTGCTCAAGGTCATTTCGACCGATTGCGGTTCGGTCAAGGACATGGCTGCATTTGCCGAGCAAACCGGCAATCCGCTGCTGAGCCAGGAAGAGGCGAATGGCGAATACGTGTTTTACGTGAAGAAGAAGTAA
- a CDS encoding SulP family inorganic anion transporter, whose translation MNLQAYWRNFTSRFDMRAGTVKADLLAGITVSLVAIPQSLAYAQLAGVPAYYGLYAALIPTVIGALFGSSNQLSTGPVAMTSLLTAASIAPLAAHGSDLFYSYAILLALISGIFQIAFGVLRIGILLNFLSNPVLMGFINAAALIIGLSQLPTLLGIPAAQSEHFLLDISRVVMHIDTAHALSLGFGVVAILLLLGFKKYAPKLPGVLITVASLTWGSYEIDYAGLGGRVVGAVPQGLPTLSLPPLDWHATIALLPAGFVIALISFMEAMSSCKVIAIKTRQPWDENKELIGQGLAKVAAAFSQSMPVSGSFSRSALNLASDARTPLSSLISAAFVLLTLIFFTSLLYHLPKPVLAAIIMMAVLNLINVQSIKHAWRANRDDGLAAVVTFFATLAFAPNIQNGILTGIILSLSLLLYRMMRPRVAVLGLHSDETLRDAIRHNLPPLHPRLGAIRFDGAMRFVNVSYFEDALLKLERENPELSCILVQSSGINEIDASGIEMLSNLLDRFKSSGIKLAFSGLKKQVSDVMDRTGLTDKIGKENIFATDKQALEGLCQRLDQQVVDV comes from the coding sequence ATGAACCTGCAGGCTTACTGGCGCAATTTCACCAGCCGTTTCGATATGCGGGCCGGCACAGTCAAGGCCGATCTGCTGGCGGGCATTACCGTCTCGCTGGTTGCGATTCCGCAGTCTTTGGCCTATGCCCAGCTGGCCGGCGTGCCGGCCTATTACGGGTTATACGCAGCCCTGATTCCCACGGTGATCGGTGCTCTGTTCGGCTCTTCCAACCAACTGTCGACTGGGCCGGTCGCCATGACGTCGCTGTTGACAGCCGCCAGCATCGCGCCGCTTGCGGCGCACGGCAGCGACCTGTTCTACTCCTATGCCATCCTGCTGGCATTGATCTCCGGGATATTCCAGATCGCTTTCGGCGTGTTGCGCATAGGCATCCTGCTCAATTTCCTGTCTAACCCGGTGCTGATGGGCTTCATCAACGCCGCGGCTCTGATCATCGGTTTGTCGCAGCTGCCGACATTGTTGGGCATCCCGGCCGCACAATCGGAGCATTTCCTGCTCGATATCAGCCGGGTGGTCATGCATATCGACACCGCGCATGCATTGTCTCTGGGCTTCGGCGTGGTTGCGATCCTGCTGTTGCTCGGCTTCAAAAAATATGCGCCGAAGTTGCCTGGCGTGCTGATTACCGTAGCTTCATTGACCTGGGGCAGCTACGAGATTGACTATGCCGGCCTTGGGGGCAGGGTAGTGGGGGCCGTACCGCAGGGGCTGCCGACCTTGAGCCTGCCGCCGCTGGATTGGCATGCGACTATTGCGCTTTTGCCGGCTGGTTTTGTGATCGCCCTGATCAGTTTCATGGAGGCGATGTCGAGCTGCAAGGTGATCGCCATCAAGACGCGCCAGCCATGGGATGAGAACAAGGAACTGATCGGGCAGGGATTGGCCAAGGTTGCAGCCGCTTTCAGCCAATCGATGCCGGTGAGCGGATCGTTTTCCCGGTCGGCGCTGAACCTTGCCTCCGATGCCAGGACGCCGCTCTCGTCGTTGATTTCGGCGGCATTTGTGCTGCTCACCCTGATCTTCTTCACCTCGTTGCTATACCATTTGCCCAAACCGGTGCTGGCCGCGATCATCATGATGGCCGTGCTGAATCTGATCAACGTCCAGTCGATCAAGCATGCATGGCGGGCCAACAGGGACGACGGCCTTGCCGCAGTGGTGACCTTCTTTGCGACCCTTGCGTTCGCGCCGAACATCCAGAACGGCATTCTCACCGGCATCATCCTGTCCCTGTCGCTTTTGCTCTATCGCATGATGCGTCCCCGGGTGGCGGTATTGGGCTTGCACAGCGACGAGACCCTGCGCGATGCGATCCGTCATAACCTGCCTCCCTTGCATCCCAGGCTGGGGGCGATCCGTTTCGATGGTGCGATGCGCTTCGTGAACGTTTCATATTTCGAAGATGCGCTGCTTAAACTGGAGCGGGAGAATCCGGAGCTTTCCTGCATTCTGGTCCAGTCCAGCGGTATCAATGAGATTGATGCCTCCGGTATCGAGATGCTTAGTAACCTGCTGGATCGATTCAAGAGCAGCGGGATCAAGCTCGCCTTCAGCGGGCTGAAGAAGCAAGTCTCCGATGTGATGGATCGAACGGGCTTGACTGACAAGATCGGCAAGGAGAATATCTTTGCGACAGACAAGCAGGCGCTCGAAGGGCTGTGCCAGCGCCTGGACCAGCAGGTTGTCGATGTTTGA
- a CDS encoding DmsC/YnfH family molybdoenzyme membrane anchor subunit has protein sequence MIFLTTLLGAGQGLFLALFTHQSYALFGLLPMQSDAFYGYGSTLALLFLACGLIASFFHLGRPERAWRSATQWRTSWLSREVIVLPVFMGVVFLFGLSHLAGYRPEIVTLPSGLLIDLSIVIGTIGTLLAFLLFICTGMIYACLRFLREWNSPLTVINYILLGGSSGFILASFYAASAAPSQTHFFVGWAIIITLLAFVGRTASLVRNARLKPKSTMQTAIGVKHPHIVQRSMGAMGGSFNTREFFHGKSPAFLRTIKPVFLLLAFAAPLALLALGMSTPSLLGFAFVLQYIGLLAERWFFFAQANHPQNLYYQCV, from the coding sequence GTGATCTTTCTGACAACGCTGCTGGGAGCCGGGCAGGGCCTGTTCCTCGCGTTGTTCACACACCAGTCCTATGCGCTGTTCGGCTTGCTGCCGATGCAGTCCGATGCTTTTTATGGCTATGGCAGCACACTGGCCCTGCTGTTTCTGGCTTGCGGCCTGATCGCCTCGTTCTTCCACCTAGGGCGCCCGGAACGCGCGTGGCGTTCGGCCACGCAGTGGCGCACTTCCTGGTTGTCGCGCGAAGTGATCGTGTTGCCCGTGTTCATGGGCGTAGTCTTCCTGTTCGGACTGTCGCACCTGGCCGGTTATCGGCCTGAGATCGTGACTTTGCCCAGCGGCTTGCTGATCGATCTGTCCATCGTGATCGGCACCATTGGAACGCTGCTGGCGTTTTTGCTGTTCATCTGTACCGGCATGATCTACGCTTGCCTGCGATTCCTGCGCGAGTGGAACTCGCCGCTGACGGTCATCAACTACATCCTGCTTGGCGGCTCATCGGGATTCATCCTGGCTTCGTTCTATGCGGCTTCTGCCGCTCCGTCGCAGACTCATTTCTTTGTCGGCTGGGCGATCATTATCACATTGCTGGCCTTTGTCGGGCGCACTGCATCGCTGGTGCGCAATGCCCGTCTGAAACCCAAATCGACGATGCAGACTGCCATCGGCGTGAAGCATCCGCACATCGTACAGCGCTCGATGGGCGCTATGGGAGGCTCTTTCAATACACGCGAATTTTTCCATGGCAAGAGTCCAGCGTTCCTGCGGACGATCAAGCCGGTATTCCTGCTGCTGGCTTTTGCGGCCCCGCTTGCCTTGCTGGCGCTGGGAATGTCCACACCGTCATTGCTCGGTTTTGCGTTCGTGCTTCAATATATCGGCCTGCTGGCGGAGCGCTGGTTCTTCTTTGCGCAAGCCAACCATCCACAGAACCTTTATTATCAATGCGTCTGA
- a CDS encoding 4Fe-4S dicluster domain-containing protein encodes MTQLALVIDLNVCVGCHACVTSCKEWNTSGSAGPLCDERPYEADPTGTFFNRVQTFEIGQFPHSETLHFPKSCLHCEDPPCVPVCPTGASYKRKEDGIVLVDYDKCIGCKYCTWACPYGAREFDEKQKVMKKCTLCVDRIYDQSLAEIDRKPSCVKACPTSARLFGDIHDPESAVSQAIREDGGYALMPEWGTHPANHYLPRRKTKLKIHEDELERADNPLKVDGLLPKPGKGESSMDDASAW; translated from the coding sequence ATGACTCAGCTCGCATTGGTCATCGACCTCAACGTCTGCGTGGGTTGTCATGCCTGCGTGACCAGCTGCAAGGAATGGAATACCTCCGGTTCCGCCGGACCTTTGTGCGATGAACGTCCTTACGAGGCCGATCCGACCGGCACCTTCTTCAATCGCGTGCAGACTTTCGAGATCGGCCAGTTTCCGCACAGCGAAACGCTGCACTTCCCCAAGTCCTGCCTGCACTGCGAAGATCCGCCCTGCGTGCCGGTGTGCCCGACCGGTGCATCTTACAAGCGCAAGGAAGACGGCATCGTGCTGGTGGATTACGACAAGTGTATCGGCTGCAAGTATTGCACCTGGGCTTGTCCGTATGGCGCACGCGAATTCGACGAGAAGCAGAAGGTGATGAAGAAGTGCACCTTGTGCGTGGATCGCATCTACGATCAGTCCCTGGCCGAGATCGACCGCAAGCCGTCCTGCGTGAAGGCTTGCCCGACCAGCGCGCGTCTGTTCGGCGATATCCACGATCCGGAATCGGCGGTATCGCAGGCGATCCGCGAAGACGGCGGCTATGCCCTGATGCCGGAGTGGGGCACTCATCCGGCCAACCATTATCTGCCGCGGCGCAAGACCAAGCTCAAGATACACGAGGACGAACTGGAGCGAGCGGATAACCCGCTCAAGGTGGATGGCCTGCTGCCCAAGCCGGGCAAGGGCGAGTCGTCCATGGACGATGCGTCTGCCTGGTAA
- a CDS encoding molybdopterin oxidoreductase family protein produces MHDPFSPPVADAKTEIRNTTCYMCACRCGIRVHLRNGEVRYIDGNPDHPLNNGVICAKGSSGIMKQYSPARLTKPLRRKAGTERGAGEFEEISWEETFSILGERLGKLRATDPKKFALFTGRDQMQALTGLFARQFGTPNYAAHGGFCSVNMAAGMIYTIGGSFWEFGGPDLERSKLFIMIGTAEDHHSNPLKIALSKFKREGGRFISINPVRTGYSAIADEWVPIRPGTDGALMLALIHEIIALGLYDRDFLVRYTNSGQLVNLDAEHDEFGMFVRTEVPQEEGCYDPQNKLWWDRNTEKAVVTHTEGADPYLFGEFKMPDGTKVKPAFQLLQERVKDYTPEWAEQITGISAETIRRLAHEMGITARDQKIELPIAWTDSWGKEHETVTGNPVSFHAMRGLAAHSNGFQTIRALSILMTLLGTIDRPGGFRHKTPFPRPIPPCARTPNDPRAVQPNTPLDGMALGWPSDPDDLFVNPDGSPVRIDKAFSWEYPLSVHGMMHNVITNAWRGDPYKIDTLLLFMANMAWNSSMNTSEVRKMLTDKEENGEYKIPFIVVCDAFHSETTAFADLILPDTTYLERHDVMSMLDRPISEFDGPVDSVRIPVVPPTGECKPFQEVLIELGTRLKLPAFVTQSGERKYRDYPDFIVNWETAPGSGIGFLSGWRGKGGEKSIRGEPNPNQWEMYAKNDCVHHHVLPRSYQFMRNWNKGYLEWSQRNGITRYSEPILIHLYSEVLQKFRLAAQGKSITRQPPAHLAKRIETFFDPLPFYYEPLETQTSDKLKYPLTALTQRPMAMYHSWDSQNAWLRQIHAHNYLYVNAQTAKNAGIADGDWIWCESQWGKVRCMARYSESVEPGTVWTWNAIGKAAGAWNLSPDANESQKGFLLNHLISEELPAQHDGKRYSNSDPITGQAAWYDVRVRIFKAEEGEPEQTSPQFEPMKKYPGMKEHPSWLAYFGGGKKKGGAQ; encoded by the coding sequence TTGCACGACCCGTTTTCACCCCCCGTCGCGGATGCAAAGACCGAAATTCGCAATACCACCTGTTATATGTGTGCCTGCCGTTGCGGTATCCGTGTGCACCTGCGTAACGGCGAAGTTCGCTACATCGACGGCAATCCGGACCACCCGCTGAACAACGGGGTCATCTGCGCCAAGGGCTCTTCCGGCATCATGAAGCAGTATTCGCCGGCTCGTTTGACCAAGCCGTTGCGTCGCAAAGCAGGAACGGAGCGGGGTGCGGGCGAGTTCGAGGAGATCAGCTGGGAAGAGACGTTCTCCATCCTGGGCGAGCGCCTCGGCAAGCTGCGGGCGACCGACCCGAAGAAATTTGCGCTGTTTACCGGGCGCGACCAGATGCAGGCCTTGACCGGCTTGTTCGCGCGCCAGTTCGGTACGCCCAACTATGCAGCGCATGGCGGGTTCTGCTCGGTGAATATGGCTGCGGGCATGATCTACACCATCGGTGGCTCCTTCTGGGAGTTCGGTGGCCCGGATCTCGAGCGCTCCAAGCTGTTCATCATGATCGGCACGGCCGAAGACCATCACTCCAATCCGCTGAAGATCGCTTTATCGAAATTCAAGCGTGAAGGAGGTCGTTTCATCTCGATCAATCCGGTGCGCACCGGTTATTCGGCCATTGCGGACGAATGGGTGCCGATCCGCCCGGGAACCGACGGCGCATTGATGCTGGCGTTGATCCACGAGATCATCGCGCTCGGTCTGTATGATCGTGATTTCCTGGTGCGCTATACCAACTCCGGGCAGCTGGTGAACCTCGATGCCGAGCATGACGAGTTCGGCATGTTCGTGCGTACCGAGGTACCTCAGGAAGAAGGCTGTTACGATCCGCAGAACAAGCTTTGGTGGGATCGCAACACCGAGAAAGCGGTGGTCACGCATACCGAAGGCGCCGACCCGTACCTGTTCGGGGAATTCAAGATGCCGGACGGTACCAAGGTCAAGCCGGCTTTCCAGTTGTTGCAGGAGCGCGTCAAGGATTACACGCCGGAGTGGGCGGAGCAGATCACCGGCATTTCCGCCGAGACCATTCGTCGCCTGGCGCATGAGATGGGCATCACTGCGCGCGACCAGAAGATCGAACTGCCGATCGCCTGGACCGACTCCTGGGGCAAGGAGCACGAAACCGTCACCGGTAATCCGGTCTCTTTTCACGCGATGCGCGGACTGGCCGCTCATTCCAACGGTTTCCAGACGATACGCGCACTGTCCATCCTGATGACGTTGCTGGGCACCATCGACCGTCCGGGAGGCTTCCGCCACAAGACACCGTTCCCGCGTCCCATCCCGCCTTGCGCGCGTACGCCGAACGATCCTCGTGCGGTACAGCCGAACACGCCGCTGGACGGCATGGCGCTGGGCTGGCCGTCCGATCCGGACGATCTGTTCGTCAATCCGGATGGCAGTCCGGTGCGCATCGACAAGGCTTTCTCGTGGGAGTATCCGTTGTCGGTGCATGGCATGATGCACAACGTCATTACCAACGCATGGCGCGGCGACCCGTACAAGATCGACACGCTGCTGCTGTTCATGGCCAACATGGCATGGAACTCGAGCATGAACACGTCCGAGGTGCGCAAGATGCTCACCGACAAGGAGGAGAACGGCGAATACAAGATCCCGTTCATCGTGGTGTGCGATGCATTCCATTCCGAAACCACCGCGTTCGCCGATCTGATCCTGCCGGACACGACCTACCTCGAGCGTCATGACGTGATGTCCATGCTGGACCGCCCGATCTCCGAGTTCGACGGCCCGGTGGATTCGGTGCGCATTCCGGTGGTGCCGCCGACCGGCGAGTGCAAACCGTTCCAGGAGGTTCTGATCGAACTGGGTACGCGTTTGAAACTGCCGGCATTCGTCACCCAGTCTGGCGAGCGCAAATACCGCGACTATCCCGATTTCATCGTCAACTGGGAGACGGCGCCGGGATCCGGCATCGGTTTCCTGAGCGGCTGGCGCGGCAAAGGCGGCGAGAAATCGATACGCGGCGAGCCGAACCCCAACCAGTGGGAGATGTATGCCAAGAACGATTGCGTGCACCACCATGTGTTGCCGCGTTCCTACCAGTTCATGCGCAACTGGAACAAGGGCTATCTCGAATGGTCGCAGCGCAACGGCATCACGCGCTATTCCGAACCGATCCTGATCCATCTATATTCCGAGGTGTTGCAGAAGTTCCGCCTGGCTGCGCAGGGCAAGAGCATCACGCGACAGCCGCCCGCGCATCTGGCGAAGCGCATCGAGACTTTCTTCGACCCGCTGCCGTTCTACTATGAACCGCTGGAGACGCAGACCAGCGACAAGCTCAAATATCCGTTGACCGCGCTGACGCAGCGTCCGATGGCGATGTACCACTCCTGGGACTCGCAGAACGCCTGGTTGCGCCAGATCCACGCGCACAACTACCTCTACGTCAATGCGCAGACCGCGAAGAATGCGGGCATTGCCGACGGCGACTGGATATGGTGCGAGTCGCAATGGGGCAAAGTGCGTTGCATGGCGCGTTACAGCGAATCGGTGGAGCCGGGTACGGTATGGACCTGGAATGCCATCGGCAAGGCGGCAGGGGCATGGAACCTGTCGCCGGATGCGAACGAATCGCAAAAAGGGTTCCTGCTCAATCATCTCATTTCGGAAGAGCTGCCCGCCCAACACGATGGCAAGCGTTATTCCAACTCCGACCCGATCACCGGGCAGGCGGCCTGGTATGACGTGCGTGTGCGTATCTTCAAGGCGGAAGAAGGAGAGCCAGAGCAGACCTCGCCGCAATTCGAACCCATGAAGAAATATCCCGGCATGAAAGAACATCCGAGCTGGCTGGCATATTTTGGCGGCGGCAAGAAGAAAGGCGGTGCGCAATGA